A genomic region of Arachis hypogaea cultivar Tifrunner chromosome 5, arahy.Tifrunner.gnm2.J5K5, whole genome shotgun sequence contains the following coding sequences:
- the LOC112801799 gene encoding uncharacterized protein isoform X1, protein MRKKLLIAAAARLSFRSIQKPPSFDVSNSVGPLYVQSCGWAYAASVSSDMPNAPKGRKKIRQCERRAMVESYVNKYRTINAGKFPTTKDVQRQVGGGFYFVREIIQELEYKSRTNSSKEMDENLLEQKKFNESKLQITVARKVSSDNTGSAKERTAQDDSQSIGLDEQEIINAGCDHLKVNRQSRMSYEAEIIYAPDAPTNQLLQERRKSPSSPSSDNNGNVYDKAEGHVSEFVETENHQVVEERCIGKEGYEKRGKAPSGDIYGETSHSTLQVPKDVRSGNDMPSYSSASVTPERHKLNEETEDVSASSVKKSSSSHSKARSHDSEFVDMEKHPILEEKSFRKAGYEAKEQSAVKDDLGIPNHKLEQYQGSSEFNESKINSDNRETSGVLASKKPTLWGNLKSLANGIINIWKKF, encoded by the exons ATGAGGAAGAAGCTTCTGATCGCAGCAGCAGCACGCCTCTCCTTCCGCTCCATTCAGAAACCTC CATCCTTCGATGTAAGCAATTCTGTTGGTCCATTGTATGTCCAGTCGTGCGGATGGGCATATGCTGCTTCTGTTTCTTCTGACATGCCAAATGCCCCAAAAGGCCGGAAGAAGATTCGTCAATGTGAACGTAGAGCGATGGTTGAGTCTTACGTGAACAA ATATAGAACAATAAATGCAGGGAAGTTCCCGACAACAAAGGATGTTCAAAGACAAGTTGGTGGTGGTTTTTATTTTGTACGGGAAATCATACAGGAACTGGAATACAAATCTAGAACGAATTCTTCCAAAGAAATGGATGAGAATCTGTTGGAACAGAAGAAATTCAATGAGAGTAAACTCCAAATCACTGTAGCCCGGAAGGTTTCATCAGATAATACTGGGAGTGCAAAAGAAAGGACAGCCCAAGATGATTCTCAGTCAATAGGTTTAGATGAACAAGAGATTATTAATGCTGGTTGTGATCATCTTAAAGTAAATAGACAGTCACGGATGTCATATGAAGCTGAAATTATCTATGCACCA GATGCACCAACAAACCAGCTGCTACAAGAGAGACGAAAAAGTCCTTCTAGTCCTTCAAGTGATAACAATGGTAATGTGTATGACAAAGCTGAAGGCCATGTATCTGAATTTGTTGAAACGGAAAATCATCAAGTAGTGGAGGAACGATGCATTGGGAAAGAAGGTTATGAGAAAAGGGGGAAAGCTCCCTCGGGAGACATTTATGGAGAGACTTCCCATTCAACCCTCCAGGTACCAAAAGATGTAAGGTCTGGGAATGATATGCCTAGTTATTCTTCTGCTTCTGTTACACCAGAGAGGCACAAGCTAAATGAAGAAACAGAAGATGTTTCTGCTTCATCTGTTAAAAAATCTAGCAGTAGTCACAGCAAAGCTCGGAGCCATGATTCTGAGTTTGTTGATATGGAAAAGCATCCAATCCTTGAAGAGAAAAGCTTTAGGAAAGCTGGTTATGAAGCAAAAGAGCAAAGTGCTGTAAAAGATGACCTTGGCATTCCAAATCACAAATTGGAGCAATATCAAGGGTCTTCAGAATTTAATGAGTCGAAAAT CAACTCTGATAATCGGGAGACCAGTGGTGTATTGGCTTCAAAGAAGCCAACTTTGTGGGGAAACCTGAAGTCTCTTGCAAATGGCATAATAAATATCTGGAAAAAATTCTGA
- the LOC112801799 gene encoding uncharacterized protein isoform X2, giving the protein MPNAPKGRKKIRQCERRAMVESYVNKYRTINAGKFPTTKDVQRQVGGGFYFVREIIQELEYKSRTNSSKEMDENLLEQKKFNESKLQITVARKVSSDNTGSAKERTAQDDSQSIGLDEQEIINAGCDHLKVNRQSRMSYEAEIIYAPDAPTNQLLQERRKSPSSPSSDNNGNVYDKAEGHVSEFVETENHQVVEERCIGKEGYEKRGKAPSGDIYGETSHSTLQVPKDVRSGNDMPSYSSASVTPERHKLNEETEDVSASSVKKSSSSHSKARSHDSEFVDMEKHPILEEKSFRKAGYEAKEQSAVKDDLGIPNHKLEQYQGSSEFNESKINSDNRETSGVLASKKPTLWGNLKSLANGIINIWKKF; this is encoded by the exons ATGCCAAATGCCCCAAAAGGCCGGAAGAAGATTCGTCAATGTGAACGTAGAGCGATGGTTGAGTCTTACGTGAACAA ATATAGAACAATAAATGCAGGGAAGTTCCCGACAACAAAGGATGTTCAAAGACAAGTTGGTGGTGGTTTTTATTTTGTACGGGAAATCATACAGGAACTGGAATACAAATCTAGAACGAATTCTTCCAAAGAAATGGATGAGAATCTGTTGGAACAGAAGAAATTCAATGAGAGTAAACTCCAAATCACTGTAGCCCGGAAGGTTTCATCAGATAATACTGGGAGTGCAAAAGAAAGGACAGCCCAAGATGATTCTCAGTCAATAGGTTTAGATGAACAAGAGATTATTAATGCTGGTTGTGATCATCTTAAAGTAAATAGACAGTCACGGATGTCATATGAAGCTGAAATTATCTATGCACCA GATGCACCAACAAACCAGCTGCTACAAGAGAGACGAAAAAGTCCTTCTAGTCCTTCAAGTGATAACAATGGTAATGTGTATGACAAAGCTGAAGGCCATGTATCTGAATTTGTTGAAACGGAAAATCATCAAGTAGTGGAGGAACGATGCATTGGGAAAGAAGGTTATGAGAAAAGGGGGAAAGCTCCCTCGGGAGACATTTATGGAGAGACTTCCCATTCAACCCTCCAGGTACCAAAAGATGTAAGGTCTGGGAATGATATGCCTAGTTATTCTTCTGCTTCTGTTACACCAGAGAGGCACAAGCTAAATGAAGAAACAGAAGATGTTTCTGCTTCATCTGTTAAAAAATCTAGCAGTAGTCACAGCAAAGCTCGGAGCCATGATTCTGAGTTTGTTGATATGGAAAAGCATCCAATCCTTGAAGAGAAAAGCTTTAGGAAAGCTGGTTATGAAGCAAAAGAGCAAAGTGCTGTAAAAGATGACCTTGGCATTCCAAATCACAAATTGGAGCAATATCAAGGGTCTTCAGAATTTAATGAGTCGAAAAT CAACTCTGATAATCGGGAGACCAGTGGTGTATTGGCTTCAAAGAAGCCAACTTTGTGGGGAAACCTGAAGTCTCTTGCAAATGGCATAATAAATATCTGGAAAAAATTCTGA
- the LOC112801800 gene encoding abietadienol/abietadienal oxidase-like isoform X1 yields MRENTLETWLVLMTVMIILGSGIVMFAKMVQEKLKKGERRSKLRLPPGRRGWPLIGDSINWYNAVASSHPPQFLEEMVKRYGKIFSCSLFGKWAVVSADPTFNRFVMQNEGKLFRSSYPKSFRDLVGKNGVITVQGEQQRKLHGIASNMMRLEKLKFHFLNDIQKVMLQTLSNFENNQVILLQDICRKVAINLMVNQLLGVSSESQINEMAQLFSDFVDGCLSIPINTPGFTYHTAMKAREKIINKINKTIEVHRKNDAPTVGSGVLGRLLEEESLPDDAVADFIINLLFAGNETTTKTMLFAVYFLTQCPQAMKQLLDEQDSLRSNSGEEFLTWQDYKAMPFTQCVIDETLRLGGIAIWLMREAKEDIQYQDFVIPKGCFVVPFLSAVHLDENVYNGALNFNPWRWMEPENEEKRNWRTSPFYAPFGGGARFCPGAELARLQIALFLHYFVTTYSRWTQMKEDRMSFFPSARLVNGFEICLTRRQDHEETS; encoded by the exons atgagagaaaatACTTTAGAAACATGGTTGGTATTGATGACTGTGATGATAATATTGGGAAGTGGAATAGTGATGTTTGCAAAAATGGTTCAAGAAAAGTtgaagaaaggagagagaagaagtAAGTTGAGATTGCCACCGGGGAGAAGAGGATGGCCATTGATTGGTGACAGCATCAATTGGTACAATGCTGTTGCAAGTTCTCATCCTCCTCAGTTTCTTGAAGAAATGGTGAAGAG GTATGGGAAGATATTTTCTTGCAGCCTATTTGGGAAATGGGCAGTGGTGTCTGCAGATCCAACCTTCAACCGGTTTGTGATGCAGAACGAAGGGAAATTGTTCCGGTCGAGTTATCCGAAGTCATTCAGAGATTTGGTTGGTAAAAATGGTGTGATCACAGTGCAAGGAGAGCAACAGAGGAAGCTGCATGGAATCGCCTCGAATATGATGCGCCTTGAGAAGCTCAAGTTCCATTTCTTGAATGATATACAAAAGGTCATGCTCCAAACTTTGAGCAATTTTGAGAACAACCAAGTcattcttctccaagatatttgTAGAAag GTAGCAATTAACTTAATGGTTAATCAACTATTAGGGGTTTCAAGTGAGTCTCAAATCAATGAAATGGCTCAGTTGTTCTCTGACTTTGTTGATGGTTGTCTTTCAATTCCAATCAACACACCAGGATTTACATACCACACTGCTATGAAG GCAAGGGAGAAAATCATAAACAAGATAAATAAGACCATAGAGGTACACAGAAAAAATGATGCTCCAACTGTAGGGAGTGGTGTGCTTGGAAGGCTGCTAGAGGAAGAAAGTCTACCAGATGATGCTGTAGCAGATTTCATCATCAATCTTCTCTTTGCCGGGAACGAAACCACGACGAAAACAATGCTTTTTGCTGTCTATTTCCTTACTCAGTGTCCTCAAGCCATGAAGCAACTTCTG GATGAACAAGATTCTCTGAGGAGTAATTCTGGAGAAGAGTTTCTTACATGGCAGGATTACAAAGCAATGCCTTTCACTCAATGT GTTATTGATGAAACACTTAGACTTGGGGGAATTGCAATTTGGTTGATGAGAGAAGCAAAAGAAGACATTCAATACCAAg attttgttaTTCCAAAAGGATGCTTTGTAGTTCCATTTCTTTCAGCAGTCCATTTAGATGAGAATGTGTATAATGGAGCTCTAAACTTCAATCCTTGGAGATGGATGGAGCCTGAAAATGAG gagaagagaaactgGAGAACTAGTCCATTCTATGCACCCTTTGGAGGAGGTGCAAGATTCTGTCCTGGAGCCGAGCTTGCTCGCCTTCAGATTGCGCTTTTTCTTCATTACTTTGTAACTACCTACAG CAGATGGACACAGATGAAGGAAGACAGGATGTCCTTCTTTCCCTCTGCAAGATTAGTGAATGGCTTTGAAATATGCCTAACAAGAAGACAAGATCATgaagaaacaagttga
- the LOC112801800 gene encoding abietadienol/abietadienal oxidase-like isoform X2, with the protein MRENTLETWLVLMTVMIILGSGIVMFAKMVQEKLKKGERRSKLRLPPGRRGWPLIGDSINWYNAVASSHPPQFLEEMVKRYGKIFSCSLFGKWAVVSADPTFNRFVMQNEGKLFRSSYPKSFRDLVGKNGVITVQGEQQRKLHGIASNMMRLEKLKFHFLNDIQKVMLQTLSNFENNQVILLQDICRKVAINLMVNQLLGVSSESQINEMAQLFSDFVDGCLSIPINTPGFTYHTAMKAREKIINKINKTIEVHRKNDAPTVGSGVLGRLLEEESLPDDAVADFIINLLFAGNETTTKTMLFAVYFLTQCPQAMKQLLDEQDSLRSNSGEEFLTWQDYKAMPFTQCVIDETLRLGGIAIWLMREAKEDIQYQDFVIPKGCFVVPFLSAVHLDENVYNGALNFNPWRWMEPENEEKRNWRTSPFYAPFGGGARFCPGAELARLQIALFLHYFVTTYRWTQMKEDRMSFFPSARLVNGFEICLTRRQDHEETS; encoded by the exons atgagagaaaatACTTTAGAAACATGGTTGGTATTGATGACTGTGATGATAATATTGGGAAGTGGAATAGTGATGTTTGCAAAAATGGTTCAAGAAAAGTtgaagaaaggagagagaagaagtAAGTTGAGATTGCCACCGGGGAGAAGAGGATGGCCATTGATTGGTGACAGCATCAATTGGTACAATGCTGTTGCAAGTTCTCATCCTCCTCAGTTTCTTGAAGAAATGGTGAAGAG GTATGGGAAGATATTTTCTTGCAGCCTATTTGGGAAATGGGCAGTGGTGTCTGCAGATCCAACCTTCAACCGGTTTGTGATGCAGAACGAAGGGAAATTGTTCCGGTCGAGTTATCCGAAGTCATTCAGAGATTTGGTTGGTAAAAATGGTGTGATCACAGTGCAAGGAGAGCAACAGAGGAAGCTGCATGGAATCGCCTCGAATATGATGCGCCTTGAGAAGCTCAAGTTCCATTTCTTGAATGATATACAAAAGGTCATGCTCCAAACTTTGAGCAATTTTGAGAACAACCAAGTcattcttctccaagatatttgTAGAAag GTAGCAATTAACTTAATGGTTAATCAACTATTAGGGGTTTCAAGTGAGTCTCAAATCAATGAAATGGCTCAGTTGTTCTCTGACTTTGTTGATGGTTGTCTTTCAATTCCAATCAACACACCAGGATTTACATACCACACTGCTATGAAG GCAAGGGAGAAAATCATAAACAAGATAAATAAGACCATAGAGGTACACAGAAAAAATGATGCTCCAACTGTAGGGAGTGGTGTGCTTGGAAGGCTGCTAGAGGAAGAAAGTCTACCAGATGATGCTGTAGCAGATTTCATCATCAATCTTCTCTTTGCCGGGAACGAAACCACGACGAAAACAATGCTTTTTGCTGTCTATTTCCTTACTCAGTGTCCTCAAGCCATGAAGCAACTTCTG GATGAACAAGATTCTCTGAGGAGTAATTCTGGAGAAGAGTTTCTTACATGGCAGGATTACAAAGCAATGCCTTTCACTCAATGT GTTATTGATGAAACACTTAGACTTGGGGGAATTGCAATTTGGTTGATGAGAGAAGCAAAAGAAGACATTCAATACCAAg attttgttaTTCCAAAAGGATGCTTTGTAGTTCCATTTCTTTCAGCAGTCCATTTAGATGAGAATGTGTATAATGGAGCTCTAAACTTCAATCCTTGGAGATGGATGGAGCCTGAAAATGAG gagaagagaaactgGAGAACTAGTCCATTCTATGCACCCTTTGGAGGAGGTGCAAGATTCTGTCCTGGAGCCGAGCTTGCTCGCCTTCAGATTGCGCTTTTTCTTCATTACTTTGTAACTACCTACAG ATGGACACAGATGAAGGAAGACAGGATGTCCTTCTTTCCCTCTGCAAGATTAGTGAATGGCTTTGAAATATGCCTAACAAGAAGACAAGATCATgaagaaacaagttga
- the LOC112801802 gene encoding uncharacterized protein has product MAGREVREYTNLSDPKDKKWGKGKDKIDDEDITFQRMVAKMQEVAGERGGYLHGRGALDSDDLLYLKEQMEAEEDAERLLRRTEKRAFAAFKRAASLADSSPASVPLAFRVEPKPKSGIRQQDLLKKVVEIKPKRPRTDGNQSPALSNVSVTNRKPGHHNENERPSSGLKIEEQSLSGLQKGEERLSSASCKAEEKPKNANTAGGGLLGLAYASSDDDDDE; this is encoded by the exons ATGGCGGGTAGAGAAGTTCGAGAATACACCAATCTTAGCGACCCCAAAg ATAAGAAATGGGGCAAAGGGAAGGATAAGATTGACGATGAAGACATTACTTTCCAACGAATGGTTGCAAAG ATGCAAGAGGTTGCTGGTGAGCGTGGTGGTTACCTTCATGGGCGAGGCG CCTTGGACAGTGATGATTTGCTCTATCTAAAGGAACAAATGGAAGCCGAGGAGGATGCAGAACGTCTCCTGCGTCGCACTGAAAAGCGGGCATTCGCCGCATTTAAG AGAGCTGCAAGCTTAGCAGATTCTTCACCGGCGTCAGTTCCATTGGCATTTCGTGTCGAGCCAAAGCCAAAGAGTGGGATCAG GCAGCAAGATCTGTTGAAGAAAGTTGTGGAGATTAAACCTAAGCGCCCAAGGACTGATGGCAATCAGTCCCCAGCTTTGAGTAACGTGTCTGTTACAAATCGTAAGCCTGGGCATCATAATGAGAACGAGCGGCCTTCTTCAGGACTGAAGATAGAGGAGCAATCTTTGTCCGGGTTGCAGAAAGGAGAGGAACGTCTGTCATCGGCCTCATGCAAAGCAGAAGAAAAGCCTAAGAATGCTAACACTGCTGGTGGGGGATTACTGGGCTTGGCATATGCTAGTTCTGACGACGATGACGACGAGTGA
- the LOC112801801 gene encoding uncharacterized protein — translation MMLRSSTRASLRLFLQQSQSQFGMMFKIGLEPDVVTFNTIVNGLCIEGNVDYAIWFLDHMDYMGYQPDSHTFGAIINGLCKMGDTPAAIAILRKAETRKCKPSIDVTGYNAIVDSLCNDGLVSEALSLFSEMTMKGIQPNTITYNRLIQGLFTFSRWQEAASLLSERKQKGIMPDTHTFNILMDALCKEGKISSARAILGHMVRMGNDPDVVTYHSMIAAYCSQNQMEEAMKVFDLMVHKGCVPEVYTYNSLIHGWCKIKRINRAIYLLDEMIDKGLNLNVVTWNTLIHGFCKVGKPLAAKELFFTMHKFGQYPDLSSCATILDGLFKCHLFSDAISLFREMEKNNLDLNIEIYNVVLDGMCRAGKLNDACELFSCLPAKSLKPDVYTYTIMIQGLCREGLLIDAEELLMNMEEHGCLPNSCTYNVFIQGLLPRNAVLKSIKYFKIMKEKGFSAEARTMELLVDYLSTHKGENAFQEFMQKIV, via the exons ATGATGTTGCGTTCATCAACAAGAGCTTCTCTGCGCTTATTTCTGCAGCAATCTCAATCTCAATTTG GGATGATGTTCAAAATCGGCTTGGAGCCCGATGTGGTCACATTTAACACCATTGTTAATGGTCTTTGTATTGAAGGCAATGTGGATTATGCTATTTGGTTTCTTGACCACATGGATTACATGGGATATCAACCCGACTCCCACACGTTTGGAGCAATTATAAATGGATTGTGCAAGATGGGGGACACCCCTGCTGCCATTGCCATTCTAAGGAAGGCAGAAACAAGAAAGTGCAAACCAAGTATTGATGTTACGGGTTATAATGCAATTGTGGATAGTCTTTGCAACGATGGGCTGGTTTCTGAGGCTTTGAGTCTATTCTCCGAAATGACAATGAAAGGTATACAACCCAATACTATCACTTACAATCGCTTGATTCAAGGGCTCTTTACTTTCAGCAGATGGCAGGAGGCTGCGTCTTTACTGAGCGAGAGGAAACAAAAGGGAATTATGCCGGATACACatacttttaatattttaatggATGCTCTTTGTAAGGAGGGAAAGATTTCGAGTGCTAGAGCCATACTTGGTCATATGGTACGAATGGGAAACGATCCCGATGTTGTCACCTATCACTCAATGATTGCTGCTTATTGTTCCCAAAATCAAATGGAGGAGGCCATGAAAGTATTTGATTTGATGGTTCACAAGGGATGCGTACCAGAAGTCTACACTTATAATTCATTAATCCATGGGTGGTGCAAGATCAAAAGGATTAATAGGGCTATTTATCTCTTGGATGAAATGATCGATAAAGGTTTAAATCTGAATGTTGTGACTTGGAATACTCTTATCCATGGATTTTGCAAAGTTGGTAAACCGTTAGCTGCTAAAGAATTGTTTTTTACAATGCACAAATTTGGTCAATATCCTGATCTATCGAGCTGTGCCACTATATTGGATGGCCTATTCAAATGTCATTTGTTTTCTGATGCAATATCATTATTTAGAGAAATGGAGAAGAATAATTTGGATCTTAATATTGAAATTTACAATGTGGTGCTCGATGGGATGTGCCGTGCTGGAAAACTGAATGATGCGTGTGAACTCTTCTCTTGTCTGCCAGCAAAAAGCTTGAAACCTGATGTATATACTTATACAATAATGATCCAAGGTCTATGCAGGGAAGGACTTCTGATTGATGCTGAAGAGTTGCTGATGAATATGGAAGAGCATGGCTGCTTGCCAAATAGCTGCACATATAATGTCTTCATCCAAGGATTACTACCACGAAATGCTGTTCTGAagtcaataaaatattttaaaattatgaaagaaaaaggttTTTCAGCAGAGGCTAGAACCATGGAATTGCTTGTAGATTACCTCTCTACGCACAAAGGAGAGAATGCTTTTCAAGAATTTATGCAGAAAATTGTTTGA
- the LOC112801803 gene encoding uncharacterized protein gives MMLRSSTKASLRFFRQQSQSQFGTLSHPKPYLIPITLSYTTGIDAIMDRPHLLYSIRNLQNLDSALHLFHKMVSINPLPSVKDFTVLFSSIVKMKHYTAVISLIKHLFSLRLKSDTHTLNIVVNCLCRLNHTSFAFSVVGTMFKIGLEPNVVTFSTIVNGLCIEGNVDYAIWFLGHMDNMGYQPDAHTFGAIINGLCKMGNTPAAIAILRKTETRNCKPSVDVGGYTTIVDSLCKDGLVSEALSLFSEMTTKGLQPDTITYNCLIQGLCTFSRWQEAASLLSERKQKGIMPDMHTFNILVDALCKEGKISSARAILGQMVRMGKDPDVVTYNSMIAGFCFQSQMEKAMKVFDLMVHKGCVPNVCTYTSLIHGWCKIKSIDKAIYLLDEMVNKGLNLNVVTWNTLIHGFCKVGKPLAAKELFFTMHKFGQYPDLSSCAIMLDGLFKCHLFSDAISLFREMEKNNLDLNIETYNVVLRGMCHAGKLNDALELFSCLPAKGLKRDLYTYTIMIQGLCREGLLIDAEELLMNMEEDGCLPNSCTYNVLVQGLLRRNDVPKSVKYLRIMKEKGYAADARTMELLVDYLSTHKGENAFQELVQKIV, from the coding sequence ATGATGTTGCGTTCATCAACAAAAGCTTCTCTGCGCTTCTTTCGGCAGCAATCTCAATCTCAATTTGGTACTCTTTCTCATCCCAAACCCTACCTTATTCCCATTACTCTCTCTTATACCACTGGTATTGATGCCATCATGGACAGACCCCATCTCCTATATTCTATTAGGAATCTCCAAAACCTTGACTCTGCTTTGCATCTCTTTCACAAGATGGTTTCCATTAACCCTTTGCCATCTGTGAAAGACTTTACCGTATTGTTTAGCTCTATTGTTAAGATGAAGCATTACACAGCTGTCATTTCGTTAATCAAACACTTGTTCTCCTTACGACTCAAATCTGATACCCATACACTCAATATTGTTGTCAATTGTCTGTGCCGTTTGAATCACACTTCCTTTGCCTTCTCTGTGGTGGGGACGATGTTCAAAATCGGCTTGGAGCCCAATGTGGTCACGTTTAGCACCATTGTTAATGGTCTTTGTATTGAAGGCAATGTGGATTATGCTATTTGGTTTCTTGGCCACATGGATAACATGGGATATCAACCCGACGCCCACACATTTGGAGCAATTATAAATGGATTGTGCAAGATGGGCAATACCCCTGCTGCCATTGCCATTCTAAGGAAGACGGAAACAAGAAACTGCAAACCAAGTGTTGATGTTGGAGGTTATACCACAATTGTGGATAGTCTTTGCAAGGATGGGCTGGTATCCGAGGCTTTGAGTCTATTCTcggaaatgacaacaaaaggtcTTCAACCCGATACTATCACTTACAATTGCTTGATTCAAGGACTCTGTACTTTCAGCAGATGGCAAGAGGCTGCGTCTTTACTCAGCGAGAGGAAACAAAAGGGAATTATGCCGGATATGCatacttttaatattttagtgGATGCTCTTTGTAAAGAGGGAAAGATTTCAAGTGCGAGAGCCATACTTGGTCAAATGGTTAGAATGGGAAAGGACCCTGATGTTGTCACCTATAACTCAATGATTGCTGGTTTTTGTTTCCAAAGTCAAATGGAGAAGGCCATGAAAGTATTTGATTTGATGGTTCACAAGGGATGCGTACCAAACGTCTGCACTTATACTTCATTAATCCATGGGTGGTGCAAGATCAAAAGCATTGATAAGGCTATTTATCTCTTGGATGAAATGGTCAATaaaggtttaaatttgaatgtTGTGACTTGGAATACTCTTATCCATGGATTTTGCAAAGTGGGTAAACCGTTAGCTGCTAAAGAATTGTTTTTTACAATGCACAAATTTGGTCAATATCCTGATCTTTCGAGCTGTGCCATTATGTTGGATGGCCTATTCAAATGTCATTTGTTTTCTGATGCAATATCATTATTTAGAGAAATGGAGAAGAATAATTTGGATCTTAATATTGAAACTTACAATGTGGTGCTCCGTGGGATGTGCCATGCTGGAAAACTAAATGATGCACTAGAACTCTTCTCTTGTCTGCCAGCAAAAGGCTTGAAACGTgatctatatacatatacaataaTGATCCAAGGTCTATGTAGGGAAGGACTTCTGATTGATGCTGAAGAGTTACTGATGAATATGGAAGAGGATGGCTGCTTGCCCAATTCCTGCACATATAATGTATTGGTTCAAGGATTACTGAGAAGAAATGATGTTCCGAAGTCAGTAAAATATCTTCggattatgaaagaaaaaggttATGCAGCAGATGCTAGAACCATGGAATTGCTTGTAGATTACCTCTCTACGCACAAAGGAGAGAATGCTTTTCAAGAACTTGTGCAGAAAATTGTTTGA
- the LOC140184716 gene encoding pentatricopeptide repeat-containing protein At2g18520, mitochondrial-like isoform X2 produces the protein MMRSSTTASLRFFRRQSESQFGNVDYAIWFLDHMDYLGYQPDSHTFGAIINGLCKMGDTPGAIAILRRTETRKCKPSVNAVGYNAIVDSLCKDGLLSEALSLFSEMTTKGLQPDTITYNHLIQGLYFQQMARGCIFTE, from the exons ATGATGCGTTCATCAACAACAGCTTCTCTGCGCTTCTTTCGGCGGCAATCTGAATCTCAATTTG GCAATGTGGATTATGCTATTTGGTTTCTTGACCACATGGATTACTTGGGATATCAACCCGACTCCCACACGTTTGGAGCAATTATAAATGGATTGTGCAAGATGGGGGACACCCCTGGTGCCATTGCCATTCTAAGGAGGACGGAAACAAGAAAGTGCAAACCAAGTGTTAATGCTGTGGGTTATAACGCAATTGTGGATAGTCTTTGCAAGGATGGGCTGCTATCTGAGGCTTTGAGTCTATTctctgaaatgacaacaaaaggtcTTCAACCCGATACTATCACTTACAATCACTTGATTCAAGGACTCTACTTTCAGCAGATGGCAAGAGGCTGCATCTTTACTGAGTGA
- the LOC140184716 gene encoding uncharacterized protein isoform X1 — translation MMRSSTTASLRFFRRQSESQFGLKSDIYTLNIVVNCLCRLNHTPFAFSVVGMMFKIGLEPDVVTFNTIVNGLCIEGNVDYAIWFLDHMDYLGYQPDSHTFGAIINGLCKMGDTPGAIAILRRTETRKCKPSVNAVGYNAIVDSLCKDGLLSEALSLFSEMTTKGLQPDTITYNHLIQGLYFQQMARGCIFTE, via the exons ATGATGCGTTCATCAACAACAGCTTCTCTGCGCTTCTTTCGGCGGCAATCTGAATCTCAATTTG GGCTCAAATCTGATATCTATACACTCAATATTGTTGTCAATTGTCTGTGCCGTTTGAATCACACTCCCTTTGCCTTCTCTGTCGTGGGGATGATGTTCAAAATCGGCTTGGAGCCCGATGTGGTCACATTTAACACCATTGTTAATGGTCTTTGTATTGAAGGCAATGTGGATTATGCTATTTGGTTTCTTGACCACATGGATTACTTGGGATATCAACCCGACTCCCACACGTTTGGAGCAATTATAAATGGATTGTGCAAGATGGGGGACACCCCTGGTGCCATTGCCATTCTAAGGAGGACGGAAACAAGAAAGTGCAAACCAAGTGTTAATGCTGTGGGTTATAACGCAATTGTGGATAGTCTTTGCAAGGATGGGCTGCTATCTGAGGCTTTGAGTCTATTctctgaaatgacaacaaaaggtcTTCAACCCGATACTATCACTTACAATCACTTGATTCAAGGACTCTACTTTCAGCAGATGGCAAGAGGCTGCATCTTTACTGAGTGA